One segment of Haliotis asinina isolate JCU_RB_2024 chromosome 12, JCU_Hal_asi_v2, whole genome shotgun sequence DNA contains the following:
- the LOC137258077 gene encoding uncharacterized protein gives MQTIQFGGLFHLRAGYCIKLALLLTSALPFVYLYLYKSFHKEQHRGISFGDQGPSSTKPNDTKEIIVPPPAGPLLTMFTTWPANDREHTVRNNTLKNWAKLKPHVRPVFFSCNMKEANDIIQHGWEVLPVSKTAALGVPVLKYMFLDAIRRFKSNFYAYSNGDILFDEGLINTLRTVVSAYFPPTNPILITGQRTNVQNVTAAEATKMERLSTIAKQRGKLFITLAEDYFITDSTFPWGKIPGIVIGRPAYDNWLVLNSCKHDHTVIDATATILAAHQTTKVGNYEGTTRRSTNFNFGLLYGLYRTVKYTAGSTSCAPLVSNRNETGIYISRRTRFSRSCYHFYRLFGNRTKLDSVPASKNK, from the coding sequence ATGCAGACCATACAGTTTGGAGGGCTGTTCCATCTGCGAGCAGGTTATTGCATCAAGCTTGCTCTGCTCCTCACAAGCGCCTTGCCTTTTGTCTACCTGTATCTGTACAAATCATTCCATAAGGAACAACACAGGGGCATCTCTTTTGGTGACCAAGGTCCGAGTTCTACGAAACCTAATGACACGAAAGAAATCATCGTTCCACCTCCAGCCGGACCTCTCTTGACTATGTTTACAACGTGGCCTGCAAATGACAGGGAACATACCGTGAGGAATAACACTCTGAAAAACTGGGCAAAGCTCAAACCTCATGTCAGACCTGTGTTCTTCAGCTGCAATATGAAAGAAGCAAATGACATCATCCAACATGGATGGGAGGTACTTCCTGTCAGCAAAACAGCTGCTTTGGGTGTtcctgttttgaaatatatgtttttagaCGCCATCCGTCGTTTCAAGTCCAACTTCTACGCGTACTCTAATGGAGATATATTATTCGATGAAGGCTTGATCAATACTCTGAGAACCGTTGTGTCCGCTTACTTTCCGCCAACGAATCCAATACTGATTACAGGTCAGAGGACTAATGTTCAAAATGTGACAGCTGCTGAAGCGACAAAGATGGAAAGACTCTCCACAATTGCCAAACAGAGGGGGAAACTCTTCATAACTCTTGCTGAGGACTATTTTATTACTGATTCGACGTTTCCATGGGGTAAGATTCCTGGCATTGTGATTGGACGTCCTGCTTATGATAACTGGCTTGTGTTGAACTCTTGCAAACATGACCACACCGTGATAGATGCAACAGCCACGATACTGGCTGCTCATCAGACAACGAAGGTTGGTAACTATGAAGGGACGACTCGTAGAAGTACGAATTTCAACTTCGGGCTGCTTTATGGTCTGTACCGGACTGTCAAATATACGGCTGGTTCCACATCGTGTGCTCCATTGGTCTCAAACCGCAATGAGACTGGAATATATATCAGTCGAAGAACCAGATTTTCAAGATCTTGCTACCATTTTTATAGATTATTTGGTAATAGGACAAAACTGGATAGTGTTCCAGCCTCAAAGAACAAGTGA